The window TGGTGGACTTTTTGACCCTATCAATGGCTTTGATTGGGTAAATGTTGATATTCCACTGCCCAACGAGCTATTCTCAAATCAAAATAGGACCAATGAAGGAGACATAGGAGATGGTATTCTTGATATTTTTGATAGATATAACTTTACAGTAAATGAAGAAGAACCACTTGAAAAAGAGGTAGCCCTTGACCCAGAACTTCTTGGAAAAATCTATGAAAAACTTAATGCAATAAGACCTGATAATTTTGATGAATATGTGGAAGTTTTAAAATCTGGTAAAAAAGGAGAAGAGACCAAGTTTAATAAAAAATATGCGGTTTATTACACACCAAGAGAGATTGTCCATTATATGTGTCAGGAGAGTTTGATAAACTATCTTGAGACAGAATTAAACGGAAGCGTTACAAGAGAAGATATTGAAAAATTTGTTAAATTTGCGGATTCTGTTCAAGAGATTGAATCAGTTGCAATAGAAAAAGAAGAGAAAATAAAATCAGGCGCACAAAAGACAACAAGATATGAAAGCAGGATTCCAGAAAGTATAAGACAAAAGGCAGAGCGAATTGATAATCTTCTTGCTGACATAAAAGTCTGTGACCCTGCGGTGGGTTCAGGTGCTTTTCCAATAGGTATGATGCATGAGATAGTGAAATTAAGGCAACTGCTTTCTGTTTATCTTGGGAAAGAGGTGAAAACATACGATTTAAAACGCCACTCTATAGAAAACTCACTTTACGGAGTTGATATAGACCCTGGCGCAGTTGAAATATGCAAATTGAGATTTTGGCTTTCAATGATTGTAGATGAAGAGGATTTTTGCAATATAAAACCTCTTCCAAACCTTGATTATAAGATTGTCTGTGGGGATTCTCTTTTGGGATTTCCTGAAAACTGGGGCTCACAAATTGAAAAGGAAATTGAGAGTCTGACGGAACAATATTTCAATGAAACAAATCCCTCAAAGAAACAAGAGCTCAAAAATAAAATTGATGAAAAAATTAGATTCCGGTTTGAACAATCAGAAAAGACTTTTGGCTACAAAATAAATTTTGATTTTAAGCTATTTTTTCCAAAGGTATTTCGCGAAAAAGGTGGGTTTGATGTAGTGATTGCCAATCCGCCGTACAGTGGTATTTTAAGAGCTAAGGAGAAGTTAGTTGAACAATATAAATTCTATGACAGGCGTAAAAATTCAGCTTCTTTCTTTATAGAAAAGGGAAAAAACATAACCAAACCGTTTGGAATAATTTCATTTATTGTTCCCAAGTCATTAACTTTTTCGGAAGGCTGGAGATCCACACGAAATTTTATTTTAAAAGAAAATAAGTTAATAGATATTGTAGATGTCAGTGAAGCTTTTGAAGAAGTTTTATTAGAACAGGTGATTATAACTTTTATGAATAAGAAGTTTAATAATTTCTATACTTTCAAGACCGGAGAAGGCTGGTTTAGAGCAATAAAAACAATTGGAACAGTAACAAGTGAATTATCAGAAAAATTGCAAATTCTTCCAATTTATATTGATGACCTAAAATTAAGAATATTTAAAAAGATTACTCAAAATTCGTTTTATCTTGCAGAAATTTCCGAAACTTTTAGAGGGCTACAGTTTCAAAAGAGATGTTCTTGTAATAAATCCATTCCTGTGCTGAGAGGAGATAACATTGGAAGGTATTTACTTTATGGAAATATTTATAAAGTAGATCTCCTCAAAAAAGATTATAAAAATAAAAAAATTA is drawn from Candidatus Aenigmatarchaeota archaeon and contains these coding sequences:
- a CDS encoding TaqI-like C-terminal specificity domain-containing protein; its protein translation is MFNKEFGDYKNFYNDILEPLFYEALRNDRSADDHYYSRFNCKIPFLNGGLFDPINGFDWVNVDIPLPNELFSNQNRTNEGDIGDGILDIFDRYNFTVNEEEPLEKEVALDPELLGKIYEKLNAIRPDNFDEYVEVLKSGKKGEETKFNKKYAVYYTPREIVHYMCQESLINYLETELNGSVTREDIEKFVKFADSVQEIESVAIEKEEKIKSGAQKTTRYESRIPESIRQKAERIDNLLADIKVCDPAVGSGAFPIGMMHEIVKLRQLLSVYLGKEVKTYDLKRHSIENSLYGVDIDPGAVEICKLRFWLSMIVDEEDFCNIKPLPNLDYKIVCGDSLLGFPENWGSQIEKEIESLTEQYFNETNPSKKQELKNKIDEKIRFRFEQSEKTFGYKINFDFKLFFPKVFREKGGFDVVIANPPYSGILRAKEKLVEQYKFYDRRKNSASFFIEKGKNITKPFGIISFIVPKSLTFSEGWRSTRNFILKENKLIDIVDVSEAFEEVLLEQVIITFMNKKFNNFYTFKTGEGWFRAIKTIGTVTSELSEKLQILPIYIDDLKLRIFKKITQNSFYLAEISETFRGLQFQKRCSCNKSIPVLRGDNIGRYLLYGNIYKVDLLKKDYKNKKITKLMKPKIVSQNIVAHVKSPRDRIIIMATLDKKGLLTLDTVMNTFLLDDSFSYEYVLAILNSKLAEWFYYWFVYNRAIRTMHFDEIYMGKLPIKIPNLQTLHLVNSIESLVNQILSFTQSNDYLSNPQKQAKVKELENHINQLVYKLYNLTDEEIAIIEGFSSV